The Lacipirellula parvula genome window below encodes:
- a CDS encoding DUF1579 domain-containing protein: protein MKLKSLSIACFGLMAITAVAYAADAKKPDAAAMPLPPGWTAEEMQRCIAAATPGKPHERLKQDVGTWTGKGTFWMAPGLPPVTSELTSVYTPVLDGRYVKCEMSGDMPGMGPFVGEALFGFDNVSQKYVASMIDNHSTGIMQGEGDLTQDGKTINWEYVVNCPREQKPVNIRQVETNTSATEKTLEMFGTDPKSGKEFKMMSIEFTKKS from the coding sequence ATGAAACTCAAGTCACTCTCAATCGCCTGTTTTGGGCTCATGGCGATTACCGCCGTCGCTTACGCCGCCGATGCCAAGAAGCCCGACGCCGCGGCGATGCCGCTGCCTCCCGGTTGGACGGCGGAGGAAATGCAACGCTGCATCGCGGCGGCGACGCCCGGCAAGCCGCACGAACGGCTGAAGCAAGACGTCGGCACGTGGACCGGCAAGGGAACGTTTTGGATGGCGCCCGGCCTGCCGCCGGTGACCAGCGAGCTCACCTCGGTCTACACGCCGGTGCTCGATGGTCGGTACGTGAAATGTGAGATGAGCGGCGACATGCCGGGTATGGGTCCATTCGTCGGCGAAGCGCTGTTCGGGTTCGACAACGTCTCGCAGAAGTACGTCGCGTCGATGATCGACAACCACTCGACCGGCATCATGCAGGGCGAAGGCGACCTAACTCAAGACGGCAAGACGATCAATTGGGAGTATGTGGTCAATTGCCCGCGGGAGCAGAAGCCGGTGAATATTCGCCAGGTCGAGACGAACACGAGCGCCACGGAAAAGACGCTGGAGATGTTCGGGACCGACCCGAAATCGGGCAAGGAATTCAAGATGATGAGCATCGAGTTCACGAAGAAGTCGTGA
- a CDS encoding DUF899 domain-containing protein codes for MPAHAVVSSAEWLAARKALLAEEKAFTRQRDELNRRRLELPWERVEKTYLFNGPAGQESLGDLFAGRRQLLIYHFMLGPGWAEGCPSCSYISDHFSGMMPHLNARDITLGAVSRAPWPEIEAFQRRMGWKFHWVSSAGSDFNFDYHVSFQPEEIKQGDLTYNYAEMGGTPTEELPGISAFFRDPDGSIYHAYSSYARGLDMLVGAYNYLDIAPLGRNEEGLAHSMSWVRHHDRYEHNYLVDPLAAYAPPKGSCCCK; via the coding sequence ATGCCTGCCCATGCTGTGGTTTCGTCTGCCGAGTGGCTTGCTGCTCGCAAAGCGCTGCTTGCCGAGGAAAAGGCGTTCACGCGCCAGCGCGACGAGCTCAATCGCCGCCGGCTCGAGTTGCCTTGGGAACGGGTCGAAAAGACCTACTTGTTCAACGGCCCGGCGGGGCAGGAGTCGCTCGGCGATCTGTTCGCAGGGCGGCGGCAGCTGCTGATTTACCACTTTATGCTCGGCCCCGGCTGGGCGGAGGGGTGCCCCAGCTGCTCGTACATTTCAGACCATTTTTCGGGAATGATGCCGCATTTGAACGCCCGCGACATCACGCTCGGCGCCGTCTCGCGGGCGCCTTGGCCCGAGATCGAAGCGTTCCAGCGGCGGATGGGCTGGAAGTTCCACTGGGTTTCCTCGGCGGGAAGCGATTTTAACTTCGACTACCACGTCTCCTTCCAGCCGGAGGAAATCAAGCAAGGCGATCTCACCTACAACTACGCGGAAATGGGCGGCACGCCGACGGAGGAGTTGCCAGGGATCAGCGCATTTTTCCGCGATCCCGACGGGTCGATCTACCATGCCTATTCGAGCTACGCCCGCGGCCTCGACATGCTGGTGGGGGCGTACAACTACCTCGATATCGCCCCGCTCGGGCGGAATGAGGAAGGGCTGGCCCACTCAATGTCTTGGGTGCGGCACCACGACAGGTACGAACACAACTACCTGGTCGACCCGCTGGCGGCTTACGCGCCGCCGAAGGGGTCTTGTTGCTGCAAGTGA